In Actinomycetota bacterium, the genomic window GCTGGCCACGGTCGGGGAGGCGGCCGCCCAGGCCGACGCGGCCAGCGGGACCCGGGTGGTGCTGCTGGCCTGCATGATGGGCGGGGTCGACCCGGAGTGGAACCGGCCGGTGCTGGACGCGGCCATCCGGCGGATCGACTCGGGGGTGGTCGGGATCGACCTGGCCGGGCCGGTCGAGGGCCGGACCCCGGCGTGGGTCGACGCCCACGCGGCCATGTTCGAGCACGCCCGGGCGTCGGGGCTGTGCGTCACCGGCCACGCCGGCGAGGCCGAGCCGCCGGCGGCCATCCGGACCGCGCTGGACCGCTACCTGGCCGACCGGATCGGGCACGCCACCAGCCTGGCCGAGGACCCCGACCTGCTCGCCGAGGTGGTCGAGCGCCGGGTCGTGCTGGAGTGCTGCCCGCGGTCCAACTACTGGACCCGGACCGAGGCCGAGCTGCCCAGCCTGTCCGACCACCCGGTGGGGGGGCTGCTGCGCGCCGGGGCCCGGGTGTGCCTCAACACCGACGACCGGACCCTGTTCGGCAACGACCTGTCCTCGGAGTACCGGGTGGTGGCCGAGGCCCAGGGGCTGGACGACCGGCAGGTGGCGGCCCTGACCGCGAACGCGTTCGCGGGGGCGTTCCACCCGGGCCGGGCCTCGGCCGCCCTGGAGCGGGCCGTCGGCCGGCTCGACGGGGCTTGACCGTTGACCACGACCGAGGCGTTCA contains:
- the add gene encoding adenosine deaminase translates to MAAVTDDALRRLPKAELHIHLDGSLRPATVEELAREVGLVAADAPAGAAMARVRVTRRAGLLEALAGFEVLLPLLQTKEHLARVTTELVEDLAADGVVYAELRFCPRLNTTQGLTVDEVLATVGEAAAQADAASGTRVVLLACMMGGVDPEWNRPVLDAAIRRIDSGVVGIDLAGPVEGRTPAWVDAHAAMFEHARASGLCVTGHAGEAEPPAAIRTALDRYLADRIGHATSLAEDPDLLAEVVERRVVLECCPRSNYWTRTEAELPSLSDHPVGGLLRAGARVCLNTDDRTLFGNDLSSEYRVVAEAQGLDDRQVAALTANAFAGAFHPGRASAALERAVGRLDGA